Below is a genomic region from Fuerstiella sp..
ACAGTCGGTACCGCCGATAATTTTGAGACCCAGCCGATGGAAATGCGCTGTGTTGGTGAGCCGACCTTCCAGCCGTTCGACGGCAGCCACGTCTCCGGAATTGTGTGCCCTGCCCGCTTTTTGAAAACGTTTGGCTGTCTGGAGTGCACTGAACACCGTTGGACTTGCCACAATTCCGTGGTCTCGAATCCGCAATGTGATTTCTTCGTCGTATCGGTAACGTCCAGGCGGTTCGACAAAATTGATATGTTCGATCATGTCCAGATTGGCCTGAATTGCGCGTTCGATACTCTCGGTTGCGTGACAGTGGGCTGTAATCTGTATTCCGTTGGCGTGTGCAACGTCCGAGGCCTCACGCATCAGTTCCAGAGGCAGATCGGCTTCGTGTGGCACGGTACCGGGGGTCAACCCGCCACCGGAAGCCATCAGTTTCACAAAACCGGCCCCCTGTTCCAGATGCCATTCGATCAGCTGACGAACTTCTTCCACGGTCGTGACTTCGCCGCCACCCATCCAGTGGCAGTGACCGCCGGGTCGCATGAGGGCGAAGCCGCAGCTGATAATATGTGGTCCGAGCACATCGCCACTTTCGACCTGACGCTGGAACTCGAACATAAGAGGCGCCGGTGCTGCCATGTCACGCATTGTGGTGATGCCAGATTCGATGGCGACACGGGCGTTGTGTTTGGCCCATTGAATGCGGATTTCGTCGGAAACCTCCAGATAGGAAGTGCGCGGAGCATTTCCACAGTCCAGAAAGAAATGGACGTGACAATCGATCAGGCCGGGGCACAGGTAGAGATCAGAAGCATCGATTTCCGCCAGATTGTTCTCTTGCGGAGATTCGTCCACGGATGCAATCACGCCCTGTTCGACGACGACCGATTGTCGCACGATTGTGCCCTGTTCAACGTCAACGACATTGGCGTTACGGAAGCAGAGACTCTCAGTATTCATGATTTGCTTTCCGCAGCACTTCCCAGGATTTCGTTCCGAACCTCAGCCGCCCCGGCTACCAGTGACTGCATTTTTTGCAGTGCGATGTGACGGGGACAATGATTCAATCCGCAGTCCGGTGTAATGATCAGATTTTCGGCAGACGCATACTGCAGAGCGCCGCGGATGGCGGTGGCGACATCTTGCGGGGTCTCCACGAAGTACGATTTCACGTCAATGACCCCGAAACCGATCTTTTGATCCGGGCGAAAATGTTGAAGCAGTTCAATCTGCGAAAACTCACGGTTGGCAAATTCCAGGTTGAACTGATCGCAGTTTGCTTCCAGAATCAACGGGAACAACTGTGCATAGTCGCGACGGTCCCGCGCGCGGCCCTTAAAGTTGCCGAAGCACAGGTGGAGCCCGACTCTCGCTGCCACTCCTTCGCGAGTACGGTTGAAAAGGTTCACCAGGCGTTTGACGTCCTCACCGGAAGTGGCATAGCGTGGCTCGTCGATCTGCAAAGACGTTGCCCCGGCCGCCACCAGAGCTTTCATCTCCGCGTTCACAATTTGGGCCATGTCTTCCAGAAGCTCATCCTCGTTTGCATACCCGTTGATTATCTGTAACGGCAGGGCAAGGGTCATCGGGCCGGGAACGCAGACCTTGACCGGTTCTTGTGTGATTGATCGGAGGAACACAAGTTCTTCGACGATACCAAGTCCCTGAGGAGCGGTGACCCTGTCAATTACTTCGTGCAGTGGGTTTTGATCATAGCCTGCCGCACCGAAACGCCGCTTCGGCGGGAGCGTACGCAGACCCGTAAAACGACCGTAGAAGTTCTGGATGAAGTCGCGACGGCGCATTTCGCCGTCCGTAAGGACGTCGAGTCCCGCGGTCTGTTGATCGAGTACCGCCAGTCGCACTGCGTCGTCGAGTGTTTCTCGCAGATCTGTTTCCCCCAGATCTGCGTGGCGTTCCAGCGCGATGGACAACCAGCCAGGCAGCGCGTAGCTGCCGATGAGTTCTGTGCGAAGAATTTCAGCCATTACTCCGTCCTTTCCAGACACTGTTTACGCTGAATCACCAGATTTTGGCTGAGTATTCTGTGCATGTGAGCCCCTTCCTTTGACGTTGATCCGACATCATGACGGAATCACGGATCAACCTCAACGCACAGACGGGGCTGACTTTTTCTATACGTCTGGTGTCATCATTCCGATTCGTTATCTGGTTCAGACGCAGAACACAGCAATGCATTCTGCCAGGACAATTGACAGTGTTCCCGCTGAGTTTTCCGAGGGCATTTGTAAGATTGGCAAATGCGGCCGGTTGCTGGTGTTCGGTCGGACAATTTGGAGTGATTGTCCGTGACGTTCGAAGGATAACATCGTCGTGCGGGCAGCAGGACCCATATCATCGTGGTTTCCGTAACTGTTGTCACACACCGGCTGGTGGTCTGGATTACGCGTCAGAATGGAGTCTTCCGGCCCGATCATGAAACGATAAACATCCAGGCGGTTACCGGAGTTGTGGTGCTCCATAATGTTCTTGAAAATGTACTGACGATCCTGGAAAATCAGCCCCAACGATCCCGGCCGGATCAATTTTCCTATCGATACAGGAGTCTGTTTTGTTCCATCGGCGTTCGATCCTGAAAGCCGGGAGTGTGGGGCTGTTCGGGCTGTCGTTGCCGGAACTGCTTCGACTGCGTCAAGCGGCTGCCTCGACTGTGCCGTCCGGAACGTTTGGCGGGGCGAAGTCCTGTATCCTGTTGTTTATGTGGGGTGGACCGGCGCATCAGGACACCTGGGACCTCAAACCGCAGGCGCCCGCAGAAATACGCGGTGAATTTAAGCCAATTCCGACGCGTGTCCCGGGTATTCAAATCAGCGAGCATTTTCCAATGCTCGCGAGTCGGACGGACAAACTCACAGTCATTCGCTCGATGACGCATGGAGAACTTGACCACGCCAGAGCGCCGCACGTCATGCTGACAGGTCAGCTTCCGCCGTCCAGCGGAGACTTTGCCGACGACTGGCCACCTCTGGGATCAGTGATGGCGAAGGCCGGACACAGCGACGGGGCGATGCCACCCTTCGTGTCCTTGCGGCCGAAACTCGATAACAACGTACCTCAGTTCATTGAGACCAGTCACGGACAGTCGGGCGGATGGTTGGGGCGCGGCTACGCTCCAATGATGATCGAAGCGGATCCAAACGGACCCGACTACCGGGTCGGTGGTGATTACGACCTGCATCCCGAGATCACTGTGTCCCGCCTGGACGGGAGGCGTCAGTTGCTGGAGTCTCTCAAGGTACGACTGCAGCAGCACAGTGAATCGTCGATCGCGACCATGGATCGGTATTATCGGCGAGCGTTTGAAATATTGAGTGACGCAACGGCGTCGGATGCGTTTGATCTCGAACTTGAATCCGATGACATCCGAGACCGCTATGGAAAGAATCCGCACGGGCAGACGGTACTGCAGGCGCGACGACTGGTCGAGCGAGGAGTGCCGTTGGTAACCGTCTTTTGGCCCAACGACGGAACAGTCGATCCTCCCAGTCTGTTCTGGGATACACACCGTCGCAACTTTGTCGACCTTAAGCAGCGGCTTATGCCTGTGGCCGATCGTGCCTTCTCTACGCTGCTGGACGATCTGCAGGAGCGTGGACTGCTGGACGAAACCCTGGTGGTCTGGACCGGTGAGTTCGGTCGTACGCCGAGAATCGGGCAATTCACCAACAACGCCGGGACGGGGGCAGACGGCCGGGACCACTGGCCGTTTTGTTTTACCAGTGTACTTGCAGGTGGCGGTACCCGGGACGGGTTTGTGTACGGTTCTTCGGATCGATACGCGGCCTATCCTGCTTCGGACGAGGTGTCGCCGGTTGATCTGATGGCGACCGTGCATCACCTGCTGGGACTTCCGCCGAAATTGAAGCTGCGTGATGTGCAGGGTCGACCGCGGGTTGTGTGTCCAGGTGAAGTTGTCCCAGGGTTAATGACATAGCAGTGTGCAAAGATTCGGTCAGGAGTCTCTCATACACTTAGTCCAACCTGGTTTTTATGGATGAGATCCACTAACACAGCTTGCGGTGGGATCTGTATTCTTATTTTCCTGGCTGGTCCATCGTTTGATTCAGCTTCAGTTGGCAGGAACTTCGGAAGTACACAATGCGAAAGCCAAATTCTCAGGAGATGCCCGATGAAGAAATTCTCAGAGATCCGCCTGGGATTCTGACCAGGTTTCGGGTCACCGCTGGTCTGCTGGCTGGTTTGCGCTGGCGAGATATGACGTCAGCGCGGGAGTTTATGTCTCTTCGATACGCGGAGCATCCATGGCCGGTACGAATCATCAGGCTGATTCTGTGGTCTCTGCATGTTATGTGGTATGAGGTTCCCGATTCTCTTCCCTGGGTCACAATGGATCCCGATATTTCGCACACGCCGTACTGGCTTACGATTAAGAATCCACTTGAGAACCATCCATGGGCGAATGATCCACAGGCCCGACTGCCCGAAACGGCCCCTGTGGTTGTCGTGGGGGCAGGCTTTGGGGGCGCGGCCGTTGCCTGGCACTGGTCAAAATATGGATCCGAGCCGCTGGTGGTGCTCGAACGCAACGAAGCGGCGAGCGGGGCTGCCGGACGCAACGGCGGCATTGTGGTAATGGCCGGCGGAACCTGTCACGGGTACTATGTGTATCAGCCCGTTCTCAGGTACCTCCGGGAAAGACATCCTCAAATGTCACCGGAGGAACGCGAGGCACGGGCCACCGCTTTCGCCGACACCTACGTGACGGCCGTTCAGGCCAGTCATGAAATGATTGCCCACACGATTGAGTCCGAGAGTATCGATTGTGATTACGCGCGAAATGGCTGGATGTTCTTCACTGATCCGCATGCGCAGCCGAATCTTGAGGCGTCCTTTGAGTTTGCCCGACGTATGGGCCATTCCGACTGGGTACGCCACTCTCCGGAGCAGGTCCGGGCACGCAGCGGTGTGAAGACAACCCTGGACGGTGCGGAGTCTGAGGGCAGCGCCACCTGGCACCCGGCCAAATGGGTCTGGGGGCTTCTGACGGCTGCTTTGAGAAGTCCGAACGTCGACCTGTTCACACGTACCGTAGTCCAGTCAGTTCAACGCGACGGTTCTTTCTACCTGGTCCGTACCAACCGCGGTACGATCCGAACGCCGCACGTGGTCAATGCTACCGAATCTCATACGCCGTCCGTCTTCAAAGAGTTCCTCTCACCATTTCCCGACCTGATTACACCGTATCGGGAGCAGGGGATGCATGCACAAGGTGGTCCTTCGTCGATGACACCGCGGATTGGCGTGAGTGGACCGCTGGGCTGGTTTTCCCGAGTGGCTGCCGGCGGAATCGTGTTTGGTTCCGACCATACTCCGGTAAGAAAGCAGCAGATCGGCGGCAATGATCCCTCACGTTTCATAACGCGTTATGAAAGTGCAGCGATTGGCAAACACTGGGATCCCGCTCCGCTGCACGTCACTCATGAATGGACCGGTACGACTTCGACGACACCGGATAAATATCCGGTTGTGGGCCTGCTCGACTCCTGCGGGCTGTACATGCTGGGGGGCTTTGCCGGCGCCGGATCGGCTGTTTCGTTTAATGCCGGACAGACAATTGTCAACCTGATCCTGGGAAGACCGTGTCAGCCGGACTACCATCCGGAGCAGTTCTTTTCTCCCTTCCGGTTCACCGATCCGGATCGTTACGGCAGAAGTCCGGAGTGAGTGCTAGAACTGTCGACTGAGTTTCACCGGCCAGGTTTGGGACGGAAGTTTCCAGCAGAAATTCCATACGCCAGGTCAGACGTGCGACTGCCGGAAAATTGTCCTCCCAACAGATCACCGAAAGGGAGCAGTACCTGGCTCTGCTGTGATAAATTTTCATCTGCTTGCATAAATACGGCCGGTCATTCGGGATTTCGAGGTAGTGGCAAATCCACGACTTTTCCTGATGCCGCGGACTGGTAAACGGCCAAAAGAATTTCGGTGGCCGCCGCCGCGATGTCTGCTGAGATGTTGCTCTGGCGACCGGTTTCGATGCAGTCCAGAAACCACGCAGCATCACGATTTGTCTGCTCTGGTGGTGTGATCCACGTTTGTCGAGGTTGTGGAATGAATTGATCCTCTCTTGGGGCCCCGCCCCACATACCCATCGGATCTTCAGGGTCACGTTCCGGCGGGACCCAGGGATCTGCATCTGCCCACACTGAGACACGGGGGCGATGTGCGTCTACCACTGATGTCTGCCTGGTTCCCACCAGGCAGGTACGGTCGAATCCGCCACCTGGATTTGACTGCCAGCCAGTGCGCCCTGCTGAAATTGTGGCCACCACACCATCGTCCAGTTCCAGCAACATCTGACCGAAATCTTCCATGTCGTTTGTCTGGTGTTCCCCAAAGAAATAGTTTCCGGTGGTAGCACAGACGCGTCGTACTGATCTGTTCTGTGAACTCAGCAGTGATACCAGTGAGTACACTCCTACGTTTGTCAGCTCGCGTTTCGATTCCACGAGTTCATATCGTGTTGGTGCCGGGTTTTCGTGTCGCCGATTTTCCAGGGCTGCCGTACCAGCGGGGCCTTTGGCAAAACACAGGTCTGCATGGAACGCTCTCAGGTCACCCAGCCGGTCGGACCGGAGTTCTCGCTGCAGCCGATCTGCTGTGTTAGTGTGTGAGAAGCTCCACATGTGACTGACAACGCCGGATTCGCGCACCGCTTTCCGGATGGCCTCGGCTTCTTCGAGTGTGGCGGCAAGTGGCTTGTCCAGATACAGGTGTTTTCCTGCGCGTGCTGCATCCACAATAATACCGGCCCGTCGAAATGGTTCCGCACAAACACTGACGATGTGCACATCAT
It encodes:
- a CDS encoding amidohydrolase family protein, giving the protein MNTESLCFRNANVVDVEQGTIVRQSVVVEQGVIASVDESPQENNLAEIDASDLYLCPGLIDCHVHFFLDCGNAPRTSYLEVSDEIRIQWAKHNARVAIESGITTMRDMAAPAPLMFEFQRQVESGDVLGPHIISCGFALMRPGGHCHWMGGGEVTTVEEVRQLIEWHLEQGAGFVKLMASGGGLTPGTVPHEADLPLELMREASDVAHANGIQITAHCHATESIERAIQANLDMIEHINFVEPPGRYRYDEEITLRIRDHGIVASPTVFSALQTAKRFQKAGRAHNSGDVAAVERLEGRLTNTAHFHRLGLKIIGGTDCGATDTYFDSLVDEIIAYTEAGLSTAEALRTVTSDGARFLNIPKVGAVREGYRADLTLLDANPLDDLNRLRKPAKVFKSGRLVHELPTE
- a CDS encoding DUF1501 domain-containing protein, yielding MFHRRSILKAGSVGLFGLSLPELLRLRQAAASTVPSGTFGGAKSCILLFMWGGPAHQDTWDLKPQAPAEIRGEFKPIPTRVPGIQISEHFPMLASRTDKLTVIRSMTHGELDHARAPHVMLTGQLPPSSGDFADDWPPLGSVMAKAGHSDGAMPPFVSLRPKLDNNVPQFIETSHGQSGGWLGRGYAPMMIEADPNGPDYRVGGDYDLHPEITVSRLDGRRQLLESLKVRLQQHSESSIATMDRYYRRAFEILSDATASDAFDLELESDDIRDRYGKNPHGQTVLQARRLVERGVPLVTVFWPNDGTVDPPSLFWDTHRRNFVDLKQRLMPVADRAFSTLLDDLQERGLLDETLVVWTGEFGRTPRIGQFTNNAGTGADGRDHWPFCFTSVLAGGGTRDGFVYGSSDRYAAYPASDEVSPVDLMATVHHLLGLPPKLKLRDVQGRPRVVCPGEVVPGLMT
- a CDS encoding FAD-binding oxidoreductase — protein: MRKPNSQEMPDEEILRDPPGILTRFRVTAGLLAGLRWRDMTSAREFMSLRYAEHPWPVRIIRLILWSLHVMWYEVPDSLPWVTMDPDISHTPYWLTIKNPLENHPWANDPQARLPETAPVVVVGAGFGGAAVAWHWSKYGSEPLVVLERNEAASGAAGRNGGIVVMAGGTCHGYYVYQPVLRYLRERHPQMSPEEREARATAFADTYVTAVQASHEMIAHTIESESIDCDYARNGWMFFTDPHAQPNLEASFEFARRMGHSDWVRHSPEQVRARSGVKTTLDGAESEGSATWHPAKWVWGLLTAALRSPNVDLFTRTVVQSVQRDGSFYLVRTNRGTIRTPHVVNATESHTPSVFKEFLSPFPDLITPYREQGMHAQGGPSSMTPRIGVSGPLGWFSRVAAGGIVFGSDHTPVRKQQIGGNDPSRFITRYESAAIGKHWDPAPLHVTHEWTGTTSTTPDKYPVVGLLDSCGLYMLGGFAGAGSAVSFNAGQTIVNLILGRPCQPDYHPEQFFSPFRFTDPDRYGRSPE
- a CDS encoding Gfo/Idh/MocA family oxidoreductase encodes the protein MNAFDAASKTVQAALQTGQVGQPVAARVTAHMDADHGQIEWLMTRVLSAMTTWFDSRPQRITAFGSVEAGNVSTLTLFENGQSALVSVGCCAATDPLLELVVWGNHGILSWEHERGVQSDWQQESDLTDVEKSLCQQLQTSLRSGCSVLTSGSGSSPPAADKSHRIRPDQRHAGMAEPAELTAQKPPYGVLLVSGDHTHQAQYAVSLANDDRCRLIGLTDEPDLPPRRRRLNQQLAERLGIPLLPDLHDAIRRDDVHIVSVCAEPFRRAGIIVDAARAGKHLYLDKPLAATLEEAEAIRKAVRESGVVSHMWSFSHTNTADRLQRELRSDRLGDLRAFHADLCFAKGPAGTAALENRRHENPAPTRYELVESKRELTNVGVYSLVSLLSSQNRSVRRVCATTGNYFFGEHQTNDMEDFGQMLLELDDGVVATISAGRTGWQSNPGGGFDRTCLVGTRQTSVVDAHRPRVSVWADADPWVPPERDPEDPMGMWGGAPREDQFIPQPRQTWITPPEQTNRDAAWFLDCIETGRQSNISADIAAAATEILLAVYQSAASGKVVDLPLPRNPE